TCACGAAGGTATTGGCCGAGCGCGTTGGCGGGGCGGCGGAGCAGACCTTTGAGGCGATCGACAACGCCCCGGAGGAGCGGGAGCGCGGCATTACGATTGCCACGAGCCACGTCGAGTACGAGACGGAGAACCGGCACTACGCCCACGTCGACTGCCCGGGGCACGCGGACTACGTCAAGAACATGGTGACCGGTGCGGCGCAGATGGACGGTGCGATCTTGGTGGTCGGGTCCGACGACGGCCCGATGCCGCAGACGCGGGAGCACATTTTGCTTGCTCGTCAGGTGGGGGTGCCCTACCTAGTGGTATTCATGAACAAGACCGACCTGGTCGACGACGCGGAGCTGCTGGAGCTGGTGGAGATGGAGGTCCGGGAGCTTCTGAC
This portion of the Salinibacter grassmerensis genome encodes:
- a CDS encoding GTP-binding protein, giving the protein MAKEEFAREKPHVNVGTIGHVDHGKTTLTAAITKVLAERVGGAAEQTFEAIDNAPEERERGITIATSHVEYETENRHYAHVDCPGHADYVKNMVTGAAQMDGAILVVGSDDGPMPQTREHILLARQVGVPYLVVFMNKTDLVDDAELLELVEMEVRELLT